In the genome of Cryptomeria japonica chromosome 8, Sugi_1.0, whole genome shotgun sequence, one region contains:
- the LOC131857638 gene encoding uncharacterized mitochondrial protein AtMg00860-like gives MGHLDEVLGIMESQSLYAKRSKCEFGMTEVLYLGHVISAQGVQVHQEKIQAILDWPPPKTLLELRGFFGLCSYYRRFVKGFSQLGAPLTNLTKKGSFHWNAQAQQTFDKLKEVMSTCSVLTLPDFTPPFILECDASGEGIGAVLMQDRHPIAFESRKLSGVERLYSIYDKEMLAIIHALTKFR, from the coding sequence ATGGGGCATTTAgatgaagtattggggattatggaatcacaatcattGTATGCCAAAagatccaaatgtgaatttggaatgaccgagGTCCTATACTTGGGTCACGTCATCAGCGCCCAGGGGGTACAAGTTCACCAGGAAAAGATTcaggccattttggattggcctccaccAAAGACTCTCTTGGAGTTGCGCGGATTTTTTGGTTTgtgcagttattatagaaggtttgtgaaaggattttcacaaCTTGGGGCACCACTGACAAatctgacaaagaaaggatccttccattggAATGCGCAGGCGCAACAGACCTTCGACAAACTAAAAGAAGTGATGAGCACGTGTTCGGTTCTGACACTACCAGACTTCACTCCCCCTTTCATCCTGGAGTGTGATGCCTCGGGTGAAGGCATTGGAGCAGTGTTGATGCAAGACCGTCACCCCATTGCGTTCGAGAGCCGGAAGCTCTCGGGAGTTGAGAGGTTATATTCCATCTACGACAAGGAGATGCTCGCCATCATACACGCACTAACGAAGTTTCGGTAG